The Sabethes cyaneus chromosome 3, idSabCyanKW18_F2, whole genome shotgun sequence DNA window tcaaccAAAGCTATCGATTCTGGAAATACACGGATTTCGTACTAGGATCCACCGTTGACCGGTCGTGCACCGCCGTTCCGAAATGACGGGAacgattttggaaaatctcagcGGAAAGAAGCTGAGCATCCTCGTATCCTGCTTGTTGTTTCTGCAGTTTCTCTGCTTTCTACTGGGTGGTCTAATCGGTATGTATCAATTAGTTTCTATTAACTACTGTGGTTCTGATTGTTTTACTCTAAGATGGCATTTGATTCAGAATTTTTATTAAGAAAATTGCGCTCATAGAAGTTTTTTGCACATTCAGGCCAAATTCGAAGTTCAAAAATGGCGTCTCGACGCCGAacctttttgtttattttatgatagtgttTTATTACCTGTACTGCGCTGTATGTACTTGCATGGTGTGCATGCGATGATGTGAGAGCATAAACAGAACCGTGTGGGTGGAATGTTTCGTTTGATTTTGTATTATGTACATACCTTTACATACTATTTTAGATTTTAATGCATTTTTTCAGCTCCCGTTCCGGCCAGTGTACAAACTATTTTGGCAACGATTTGTAAGGATGTCCCGGGTTCACATAACGACACAAGCATCTGGGTATACTCCCGCGGGGAAGATCATTGCCAGAGTCTCGATCACCTGGATATCAACAGTCACGATTTGAAAATGGCAAATCAAATTGTGTTCGTCTTTCAAATGCCCCTTCCACGAGAAGGACGTCAGTTGGATTACTCACGCTGGCAGCAGAATCTGATCGGTGTGTTGCAAACCGATATCGCTTACGATGCCAACATCCTGCTGAAACCACACACCAAAGTGACGTTCGATGCTAGGTTGGCCTATCGAAACAAAGGTGATCCGGACCAGGGTTGGAAGTATTTGGCTTCGtctgtcgagacgcgcaatctAGATTGTGCTGCAGATAATGTGACAGATGAGTACCTGTACAATTGCGATGCCATTCCGCTGTTCGAATTGGGTTCCCTGCATCATGATTACTATTTGCTGAACATTCGATTGCCGGTGGACAGTGACATGGAGATGAACATCGACATTGGACACATTCAGGATTTGCACTTGTCGGTAATCTATCAGAACGGTGGCTTTACTAAGATTTGGGTTTCCCTCAAAACCGTATTTTTCCcgttcattatcattatcatgaGCTGGTTCTGGCAGCGCGTACATATGCTGCATCGAAAGCCAGCTCTGCTGGAGTATATGTTGCTGGCCCTAGGAAGTGCACTAACTTTCCTCAATCTTCCGTTGGAATATCTGACACTGGTGTTCAATATGCCGTTTATGCTTCTACTGAGTGATATTCGACAGGGTATTTTCTACGCTTGTTTACTGTCGTTTTGGTTGGTATTTGCCGGAGAACACATGTTAATACAGGAAAGCGGAGAAAAGTCCACTCTCAAGCGGTACTGGAAGCATCTCAGTGCAGTGGCCGTTGGCTGTGTGTCGCTGTTTCTGTTCGACATTTGCGAGCGTGGAGTTCAGCTGAGAAATCCATTCTACTCGATTTGGGTTTCCCGCGTGGGATCAAAAGTTGCCGTAGGTTTTACaacttttatcattttgttACAACAATTTTAACACGAATAATTTA harbors:
- the LOC128742555 gene encoding protein wntless codes for the protein MTGTILENLSGKKLSILVSCLLFLQFLCFLLGGLIAPVPASVQTILATICKDVPGSHNDTSIWVYSRGEDHCQSLDHLDINSHDLKMANQIVFVFQMPLPREGRQLDYSRWQQNLIGVLQTDIAYDANILLKPHTKVTFDARLAYRNKGDPDQGWKYLASSVETRNLDCAADNVTDEYLYNCDAIPLFELGSLHHDYYLLNIRLPVDSDMEMNIDIGHIQDLHLSVIYQNGGFTKIWVSLKTVFFPFIIIIMSWFWQRVHMLHRKPALLEYMLLALGSALTFLNLPLEYLTLVFNMPFMLLLSDIRQGIFYACLLSFWLVFAGEHMLIQESGEKSTLKRYWKHLSAVAVGCVSLFLFDICERGVQLRNPFYSIWVSRVGSKVALSFIILAGISAGLYFFFLCYMVWKVFCNINIKRSSLPSMSSARRLHYEGIIYRFQFLMLATLLCAALTVIGFIIGQVSEGRWKWDENIDLEFTSAFFTGVYGMWNIYIFALIVLYAPSHKKWPSNETTENIISEEIEFSNLPSDSNPSEISSLTQFARKAALD